The following are encoded in a window of Bos indicus isolate NIAB-ARS_2022 breed Sahiwal x Tharparkar chromosome 21, NIAB-ARS_B.indTharparkar_mat_pri_1.0, whole genome shotgun sequence genomic DNA:
- the TLNRD1 gene encoding talin rod domain-containing protein 1: MASGSAGKPSVEAASPAPASAVGGASSQPRKRLVSVCDHCKGKMQLVADLLLLSSEARPVLFEGPASSCAGAESFEQCRDTIIARTKGLSILTHDVQSQLNMGRFGEAGDSLVELGDLVVSLTECSAHAAYLAAVATPGAQPAQPGLVDRYRVTRCRHEVEQGCAVLRATPLADMTPQLLLEVSQGLSRNLKFLTDACALASDKSRDRFSREQFKLGVKCMSTSASALLACVREVKAAPSELARSRCALFSGPLVQAVGALVGFATEPQFLGRAAAVSAEGKAVQTAILGGAMSVVSACVLLTQCLRDLAQHPDGGAKMSDHRERLRNSACAVSEGCTLLSQALRERSSPRTLPPVNSNSVN, from the coding sequence ATGGCTAGCGGCAGcgctgggaagcccagtgtcgAGGCGGCTTCTCCGGCTCCAGCGAGCGCCGTCGGTGGGGCCTCGTCGCAGCCGCGTAAGAGGCTGGTGTCCGTCTGTGACCACTGCAAAGGCAAGATGCAGCTGGTGGCCGACTTGCTGCTGCTGTCGAGTGAGGCGCGGCCCGTGCTCTTCGAGGGCCCCGCATCCTCTTGCGCCGGCGCCGAGTCCTTTGAGCAGTGCCGGGACACCATCATCGCGCGCACCAAGGGGCTCTCCATCCTCACCCATGACGTGCAGAGCCAGCTCAACATGGGCCGCTTCGGGGAGGCAGGGGACAGCCTGGTGGAGCTGGGAGACCTGGTGGTTTCCCTGACCGAGTGCTCCGCCCACGCGGCCTATCTGGCGGCCGTGGCCACGCCGGGCGCGCAGCCCGCGCAGCCGGGCCTGGTGGACCGCTACCGCGTGACACGCTGCCGCCACGAGGTGGAGCAAGGCTGCGCCGTGCTGCGCGCCACCCCGCTGGCCGACATGACCCCGCAGCTTCTGCTCGAGGTGTCGCAGGGCCTGTCGCGCAACCTCAAGTTCCTGACGGACGCGTGCGCCCTGGCTAGCGACAAGTCCCGGGACCGCTTCTCGCGTGAGCAGTTCAAGCTGGGCGTCAAGTGCATGAGCACCAGCGCGTCGGCGCTGCTGGCCTGCGTGCGCGAGGTGAAGGCGGCGCCGAGCGAGCTGGCGCGGAGCCGCTGCGCGCTCTTCAGCGGGCCGCTGGTGCAGGCGGTTGGCGCCCTGGTGGGCTTCGCCACCGAGCCGCAGTTCCTGGGTCGCGCGGCGGCCGTGAGCGCCGAGGGCAAGGCGGTGCAGACCGCCATCCTGGGAGGCGCCATGAGCGTGGTGTCGGCCTGCGTGCTCCTGACCCAGTGCCTCAGGGATCTGGCGCAGCACCCCGACGGGGGCGCCAAGATGTCGGACCACAGGGAGAGGCTGAGGAACTCGGCCTGCGCCGTGTCTGAAGGCTGCACCCTGCTATCTCAGGCTTTAAGGGAGAGGTCTTCGCCCAGGACTTTACCGCCAGTGAATTCCAATTCTGTGAATTAG